One part of the Paenibacillus silvisoli genome encodes these proteins:
- a CDS encoding VOC family protein, with the protein MFMRMELFVESLSESANFYTEVLGFAVEKESEKYTSVRNGHAIIGLGAMTQLVDNHYLKPKTEMERKGACVEIVLEVDEIEEYYNKIVKSNYPIHSELTNRPWGATDFRIVDPDGYYIRITSKS; encoded by the coding sequence ATGTTTATGAGGATGGAACTGTTTGTTGAAAGTTTAAGTGAATCAGCAAATTTTTATACTGAAGTATTGGGGTTTGCGGTGGAAAAAGAATCTGAAAAGTACACATCAGTGAGAAATGGCCATGCTATTATTGGTCTTGGTGCGATGACCCAGCTGGTGGATAATCATTACTTAAAACCTAAGACAGAGATGGAACGCAAGGGAGCTTGCGTTGAGATCGTGTTAGAAGTAGATGAAATCGAGGAATATTACAATAAAATTGTAAAGAGCAATTATCCCATTCATTCTGAATTAACCAATAGACCTTGGGGGGCAACGGATTTCAGAATAGTAGATCCTGATGGATACTACATAAGGATTACTTCTAAGAGTTAA
- a CDS encoding GNAT family N-acetyltransferase — protein MHFQPIDVTKHRKFIIPFRRDSFIVSFGSDKDFGNEEEYIDWVDAKSRQFPEGFVLAMENEIPIGQLELTIIEHNDSKIGYVNLYYLIPEKRGIGLGKALHQYALQFFGNNGVQEYHLRVSPSNQNACKFYHKNGMQQIGFEQDGKVIRMRGTLFEKRR, from the coding sequence TTGCATTTTCAACCGATCGATGTAACCAAGCATAGAAAGTTTATTATTCCATTTCGTAGAGATTCTTTCATTGTTAGTTTCGGTTCGGATAAGGACTTCGGGAATGAAGAGGAGTATATCGATTGGGTAGACGCAAAATCGAGGCAATTTCCAGAAGGATTCGTTTTAGCTATGGAAAATGAAATCCCCATCGGCCAGCTTGAGCTAACCATAATAGAACACAACGATAGCAAAATAGGCTATGTCAATCTGTATTATTTGATTCCTGAGAAACGGGGGATTGGATTAGGCAAGGCACTCCACCAATACGCTCTTCAGTTCTTTGGTAATAATGGCGTACAAGAATATCACCTTCGTGTCTCCCCATCTAATCAAAACGCTTGTAAGTTTTACCATAAAAATGGAATGCAGCAAATTGGATTCGAACAAGACGGAAAAGTAATCAGAATGAGAGGGACATTATTTGAGAAACGCCGGTGA
- a CDS encoding aldo/keto reductase: MKYAKLGRTDMEVSRITYGAMELGGGNAFSGGWTRWELRPDEDNIRLLRQAFDNGVTSFDTAELYGAGRSEFIVGKALAEVRKQCIIATKVSAHHLQPREIRTALWQSMFRLNTDYIDLYYIHTPSNEVPIEETMGELSKLKEEGIIRAIGVSNFSLAQLKQAMQYGRVDAIQPEYHMLQRSIEDDLVGYCLANDISIMSYNSLAKGILTGIFHKGNEVTDFRKERPLFQSENLQKTAGLISLLEEIAAAKDATLSQVAISWLLRQKGLTSAIVGTQKEKHFFENLQSIDTELTEEEAVRLDAVSKQALRDLA, from the coding sequence GTCCCGCATTACGTACGGCGCAATGGAGCTGGGAGGAGGCAATGCCTTCTCAGGCGGGTGGACTCGCTGGGAGCTGAGGCCAGATGAGGATAACATCCGGCTTCTCCGCCAAGCCTTCGACAATGGAGTAACCTCGTTCGATACCGCTGAGCTCTATGGGGCAGGACGTTCAGAATTTATTGTAGGAAAAGCACTGGCCGAAGTAAGGAAACAATGCATAATCGCAACTAAGGTAAGCGCTCATCACCTACAACCGAGAGAGATCCGTACGGCCCTGTGGCAAAGCATGTTCCGGTTGAACACTGATTATATCGACTTGTATTACATCCATACGCCAAGCAATGAAGTCCCGATCGAGGAAACTATGGGAGAACTGAGCAAGCTGAAAGAAGAAGGCATCATTCGCGCCATCGGTGTATCCAATTTCTCTTTAGCTCAGCTGAAGCAGGCCATGCAATATGGACGGGTCGATGCCATTCAGCCGGAGTATCATATGCTCCAGCGCAGCATCGAAGACGATTTAGTCGGTTATTGTTTGGCAAACGACATCAGCATCATGAGCTACAACTCCCTAGCTAAGGGAATTCTGACTGGAATTTTTCACAAAGGCAATGAAGTGACTGATTTCCGCAAGGAGCGGCCTTTATTCCAATCAGAAAACCTGCAGAAAACCGCTGGACTAATCAGTCTTCTGGAGGAAATAGCCGCAGCCAAGGATGCCACTCTTTCGCAAGTCGCAATTAGTTGGCTGCTGCGCCAGAAGGGCTTGACCTCGGCGATCGTGGGCACGCAGAAAGAGAAGCATTTCTTTGAAAATCTGCAATCCATTGACACAGAACTGACCGAAGAGGAAGCGGTCCGGCTTGATGCCGTAAGTAAGCAGGCGCTAAGGGATCTTGCCTAG
- a CDS encoding acyl-CoA dehydrogenase family protein, which yields MKRFIDSPIRNDEERNRAALVERLAARFAERAPRYDREGSFPFDNFSDLREAGYLKLTVPRAFGGDEIPLYEFVLLQERLAYGDGSTALAVGWHLGQIMHLRTTGKWPAETFEELCRSVVKDGTMINTFASEASSGSPSRGGRPETSAIAADGGWRITGRKTFSTLSPILDRFVVSAYIPEENVTADFLVHRSDRVSIVETWDTIGMRATGSHDVVLDGAFAGAGSRLTGKGTDDGGGWLLHIPACYMGIALAARDYSLAFARSYKPNSLDTPIASLPAVQQMIGEMEIELRTARTLLYAAADRWDKEPAERSAMKPELGLAKYTVTNNAIRVVDLAMRIVGGTSLSRANPLERYYRDVRAGLHNPPMDSSVIQTLAATALGEGSLLNGLS from the coding sequence ATGAAACGATTCATTGACAGCCCCATTCGCAACGATGAGGAACGGAACCGCGCCGCGCTCGTCGAGCGGCTGGCAGCCCGATTCGCGGAGCGAGCGCCCCGGTACGATCGCGAGGGCTCGTTTCCGTTCGATAATTTTTCCGATTTGCGGGAGGCCGGATATCTAAAGCTGACCGTTCCCCGGGCTTTCGGAGGCGATGAAATCCCGCTGTACGAGTTCGTCCTGCTGCAGGAACGGCTCGCCTACGGTGACGGCTCGACCGCGCTTGCCGTAGGCTGGCATCTCGGCCAGATCATGCATTTGCGCACGACCGGGAAATGGCCGGCGGAGACGTTCGAAGAACTATGCCGCTCCGTCGTGAAGGACGGCACAATGATCAACACGTTCGCCAGCGAAGCGTCCTCCGGCAGCCCAAGCCGCGGCGGCCGTCCGGAAACGTCCGCCATTGCCGCGGACGGCGGATGGCGGATCACGGGACGCAAGACATTCAGCACGCTGTCGCCGATTCTCGACCGTTTCGTCGTGTCCGCCTATATCCCGGAAGAAAACGTTACGGCTGATTTCCTCGTCCATCGGTCGGACCGGGTGTCGATCGTCGAAACATGGGACACAATCGGAATGCGAGCGACGGGCAGCCACGACGTCGTGCTGGACGGCGCTTTCGCCGGCGCGGGCAGCCGGTTGACCGGCAAAGGAACGGATGACGGCGGCGGTTGGCTGCTGCATATACCTGCCTGCTATATGGGTATCGCCCTGGCGGCACGCGACTATTCGCTGGCGTTCGCGCGCTCCTATAAGCCAAACTCCTTGGATACGCCGATTGCCTCCCTCCCTGCCGTTCAACAAATGATCGGGGAAATGGAGATCGAGCTTCGTACCGCCCGCACGCTGCTATATGCGGCGGCCGACAGATGGGATAAGGAGCCGGCAGAACGATCCGCGATGAAGCCGGAGCTCGGTCTGGCGAAATATACGGTCACGAACAACGCCATACGTGTCGTCGACTTAGCGATGCGCATTGTCGGCGGTACCAGCTTGTCACGCGCGAATCCACTGGAGCGCTATTACCGCGACGTCCGTGCCGGCTTGCACAATCCGCCAATGGACAGCTCGGTCATTCAGACGCTGGCCGCGACCGCGCTCGGTGAAGGTTCGCTTTTGAACGGATTATCCTAG
- a CDS encoding VOC family protein, with protein sequence MTEIIIDGSSFVLLVKNLEQTVQFYSDLGFNYEVIGDKVIHHHVSRGKLTLILVEAKQEDEVNPISSRYEEQYFDVYGYTNAVDLIAQEVMDKNITIIREPNYTNHWSEFTFRDLNGYQITVGGGVVNKELISR encoded by the coding sequence ATGACAGAGATTATCATCGATGGTTCCTCTTTCGTCTTGTTAGTCAAAAATTTGGAGCAAACAGTTCAGTTTTATTCCGATTTAGGCTTTAACTATGAAGTGATCGGTGATAAGGTAATTCACCACCATGTTTCGAGAGGAAAACTGACTCTCATTCTTGTTGAAGCTAAACAAGAAGATGAGGTGAACCCAATCAGTTCCAGGTACGAGGAACAATATTTTGATGTATATGGTTATACGAATGCTGTTGATTTGATAGCTCAAGAAGTTATGGATAAAAATATAACCATTATTAGAGAGCCGAATTACACAAATCATTGGAGCGAGTTTACATTCCGTGATCTCAACGGCTATCAAATTACCGTCGGTGGAGGCGTTGTAAATAAAGAACTTATTTCGCGATAA
- a CDS encoding phytanoyl-CoA dioxygenase family protein → MELTFHQKKQLIEQGYVKVPGVVPKIMIQEAMKAINHTIGKGIPENHNGANYCRELESKPFITDMFNRTPAKTIIDSLVGQDAYHRIGMGQIALRFPSYMDDPPEDLGAHLDGVLHVKDSIAQNFTALVGVILSDQTETRQGNFTVYPGTHKLYEQYFREHGAEVLFRDEGFRTKHRSEHVPLPMPVPITGEPGDLIITHYQLVHAGGINLSDRIRYSVYFRVDHKERPNDWQTPLVDMWHHWPGLRTALADTTS, encoded by the coding sequence ATGGAGTTAACTTTTCACCAGAAGAAACAATTGATTGAGCAAGGCTATGTGAAGGTACCGGGTGTCGTTCCGAAAATAATGATTCAAGAAGCGATGAAGGCAATCAACCATACGATTGGCAAAGGAATCCCGGAGAACCATAACGGCGCTAACTATTGCAGGGAGCTGGAGAGCAAACCCTTCATCACGGACATGTTTAATCGCACGCCGGCCAAAACGATCATCGATTCGCTGGTCGGGCAAGATGCCTATCATAGGATCGGTATGGGGCAGATCGCATTGCGGTTTCCGTCTTATATGGATGATCCGCCTGAGGATCTCGGGGCGCATCTGGACGGCGTCCTCCATGTTAAGGATAGCATTGCGCAAAACTTCACGGCGCTCGTCGGCGTCATTCTGAGCGATCAGACCGAGACGAGGCAGGGAAATTTCACGGTTTATCCCGGCACGCATAAGCTGTACGAGCAATATTTCCGGGAGCACGGAGCGGAAGTATTGTTTCGAGATGAGGGGTTTCGCACAAAGCATCGTTCGGAACATGTACCGCTGCCGATGCCGGTTCCGATTACGGGCGAGCCGGGTGATCTGATCATCACGCATTACCAGCTGGTTCATGCCGGGGGCATCAACCTGTCGGACCGAATCCGATACTCGGTTTATTTTCGGGTTGATCATAAAGAGCGTCCGAACGATTGGCAAACGCCGCTAGTCGATATGTGGCACCATTGGCCCGGACTGCGGACTGCGCTTGCCGATACAACATCATAG
- the msrA gene encoding peptide-methionine (S)-S-oxide reductase MsrA, with product MDNASQRTEIATFAGGCFWCMVQPFDTLPGIISVISGYTGGHTINPTYQEVGTETTGHYEAVQITFQPELFPYERLLDIYWRLIDPTDRGGQFGDRGSSYRTAIFVHSEEQRKKAEASKQALQKSKRFKKPIVTDILPAVQFFPAEDEHQDYYNTHRRSYNLYHDGSGREEFHERSWNTKKDKDKLRQQLTELQYSVTQNRETERAFQNEYWNNEREGLYVDVINGDPLFSSRDKYDAGIGWPTFSKPIEEGWIQKESDLSNGQVRTALRSRTSKSYLGHLIQDRNKPQYRVNSASLRFIPVEQLEAEGYGRYVPFFE from the coding sequence ATGGATAACGCAAGTCAGAGAACAGAGATCGCTACATTTGCAGGAGGCTGTTTCTGGTGTATGGTGCAGCCGTTCGACACACTCCCCGGGATCATTTCGGTCATTTCCGGTTATACAGGCGGCCATACTATCAATCCGACCTACCAAGAAGTCGGTACAGAAACGACAGGTCATTACGAAGCAGTTCAAATCACATTTCAACCGGAGTTGTTTCCTTATGAACGCCTGCTTGACATCTATTGGCGGCTCATTGATCCTACTGATCGTGGCGGACAATTCGGTGACCGTGGCTCATCGTACCGAACCGCGATATTCGTACATAGTGAGGAACAGCGCAAGAAGGCAGAAGCCTCTAAGCAAGCGCTGCAGAAGAGCAAACGATTCAAGAAGCCGATTGTGACCGACATCCTACCAGCGGTGCAATTCTTTCCTGCGGAGGATGAGCATCAGGATTATTACAATACGCACCGAAGATCCTACAATCTGTATCATGATGGCAGCGGACGAGAAGAATTCCATGAACGAAGCTGGAATACGAAGAAAGACAAGGATAAACTGCGTCAGCAGTTAACGGAACTGCAATATAGCGTTACACAAAATAGGGAGACAGAGCGTGCGTTTCAGAACGAATATTGGAATAACGAACGTGAAGGGCTTTATGTCGATGTCATAAACGGCGATCCGTTGTTCAGCTCTAGGGACAAGTATGATGCGGGAATCGGCTGGCCGACCTTCTCAAAGCCCATTGAAGAGGGCTGGATTCAGAAAGAATCCGATCTAAGTAACGGTCAGGTGCGAACGGCGCTGCGCAGTCGAACATCCAAATCGTATTTGGGTCACCTCATCCAAGATCGTAACAAGCCTCAATACCGCGTCAATTCCGCTTCATTACGCTTTATTCCGGTAGAACAATTGGAGGCGGAAGGGTACGGCCGCTATGTGCCCTTTTTTGAATAA
- a CDS encoding Type 1 glutamine amidotransferase-like domain-containing protein yields the protein MKLLLTSAGITNKSIHDALIAMLGKPIAECSALCIPTAIYAIPGGAGHAWRFFSGQANAPMCELGWKSLGVLELTALPSIDKELWVPLVKEADVLLVNGGDPLFLSYWMRQSGLADLLPSLQAVYVGLSAGSMVMAPNIGEFFVGWTPPNGSDETLSLVDFAMFPHLDHEMLPENTMANAERWAAGIQGPAYAIDDQTAIKVIDGTVEVVSEGHWKLISPC from the coding sequence ATGAAATTACTGCTCACATCTGCTGGCATTACTAATAAAAGCATACACGACGCGCTGATTGCCATGCTGGGCAAACCGATTGCCGAGTGTAGCGCACTCTGCATTCCAACTGCGATATACGCCATACCCGGTGGTGCAGGCCATGCATGGCGGTTTTTCAGCGGACAAGCCAACGCACCGATGTGTGAGCTGGGCTGGAAGTCCCTGGGTGTATTGGAGCTCACAGCGCTGCCCAGCATCGATAAAGAGCTTTGGGTTCCTTTGGTCAAGGAAGCTGACGTTCTGCTAGTGAATGGCGGTGACCCCTTGTTCCTGAGTTACTGGATGCGGCAGTCCGGACTGGCTGACCTCTTGCCGTCGCTGCAAGCAGTCTATGTGGGACTGAGCGCCGGGAGTATGGTGATGGCACCCAATATCGGGGAATTTTTCGTTGGCTGGACGCCACCTAACGGCAGCGATGAGACGCTGAGCCTGGTTGATTTTGCAATGTTCCCGCATCTGGATCACGAAATGCTGCCGGAAAACACGATGGCTAATGCAGAGAGATGGGCTGCCGGGATCCAGGGGCCGGCATATGCCATTGATGATCAGACCGCCATTAAAGTGATCGACGGAACGGTCGAAGTTGTCTCCGAAGGGCATTGGAAATTGATTTCGCCCTGCTAA
- a CDS encoding VOC family protein, translating into MSQEIWINLPVKDVERSTAFFKEIGFDAESFGNERAKLAIGQTTILLFPDAVFEKFTGSKTADTSHSAEVIFSIGANSREEVDAYIQKVESAGGSIFGKPSEIDGWMYGAGFADLDGHRWNLLYMDTSKMPKR; encoded by the coding sequence ATGTCACAGGAGATTTGGATTAACCTGCCGGTCAAAGATGTTGAGAGGTCAACTGCCTTTTTCAAAGAGATTGGATTCGATGCGGAGAGCTTTGGCAACGAGAGAGCCAAGCTCGCCATAGGCCAAACCACGATTCTGCTGTTCCCTGATGCGGTGTTCGAGAAATTTACAGGTTCAAAAACCGCGGATACTTCACATAGCGCAGAAGTCATATTTTCCATTGGCGCTAACAGCAGAGAAGAAGTAGATGCCTATATTCAAAAAGTAGAGTCGGCCGGCGGAAGCATCTTTGGCAAGCCAAGTGAAATTGACGGCTGGATGTACGGAGCAGGGTTTGCCGATCTGGACGGTCACCGCTGGAACCTGCTGTACATGGATACGAGCAAAATGCCGAAACGTTAA
- a CDS encoding MFS transporter, whose amino-acid sequence MRIRDWDGNLKLRLGVEFAFNVVFWTFLPFLAIFFANSFGKGWAGVLLVLSQALSVAGNLLGGYAADRWGRKRMMVLAACTQGIGYGVFAIAASPWVSWLFIGYLGFTLASFAGSLYTPASEAMVADVAEEKHRSSIFAVFWTSTNLAVVFGPVLGAVLFKDNPYILLAVSSVFCLLISAVLNRGLRETLPQYTLVNPRNKDEAPWYKFLAEQLRGYRIIASDQVFLLFIIAGVLLALTFMQLDILFPVFFKETLPSTDILGFGGWHWVVPGQQLFGLIVSEFGLFVALFTVIVTKWMAGYKDRNVFISGALLYAIGMVLFSHMSTFWGLSLAVAMFTIAEIASTGPQQAFISRLAPEDMRAQYFAASSIRFTLGRTIAPLAIPLSAWIGYTWTFGFLAALAAVSAVLYWLMFKLFKR is encoded by the coding sequence ATGAGAATTCGGGATTGGGACGGTAATTTAAAACTTCGCTTAGGCGTGGAGTTTGCATTTAACGTCGTCTTTTGGACGTTTCTTCCTTTTTTGGCCATTTTTTTTGCAAACTCATTCGGAAAAGGCTGGGCAGGCGTTCTGCTCGTTCTTTCCCAAGCGCTATCCGTCGCGGGCAATTTGCTAGGCGGATACGCAGCCGATCGGTGGGGGCGCAAACGAATGATGGTGCTGGCAGCTTGTACGCAAGGCATCGGCTATGGCGTATTCGCGATCGCCGCTTCGCCGTGGGTATCCTGGCTTTTCATCGGCTATCTCGGCTTCACCCTGGCCAGCTTTGCCGGTTCGTTGTACACGCCGGCCAGCGAAGCGATGGTCGCCGACGTTGCGGAGGAGAAACACCGCTCCAGCATTTTTGCGGTATTTTGGACTTCCACGAACTTGGCGGTTGTGTTCGGCCCCGTGCTCGGCGCCGTGCTGTTCAAAGATAATCCCTATATTTTGCTTGCGGTCTCATCCGTATTTTGCCTGCTCATATCCGCGGTGCTGAACCGTGGTTTGCGCGAAACGCTTCCGCAGTATACCCTCGTCAACCCTCGCAACAAAGACGAAGCGCCGTGGTATAAGTTCCTAGCCGAGCAGCTGCGAGGTTATCGCATTATCGCTTCGGACCAGGTGTTCTTGCTATTCATCATCGCAGGCGTCCTGCTGGCACTGACGTTCATGCAGCTCGACATCCTGTTTCCCGTTTTCTTCAAAGAAACGCTTCCTTCCACGGATATCCTCGGTTTTGGCGGATGGCATTGGGTCGTTCCTGGGCAGCAGCTGTTCGGACTCATCGTGTCGGAGTTCGGCTTGTTCGTTGCGCTTTTCACCGTAATCGTGACCAAATGGATGGCGGGTTACAAGGATCGCAACGTCTTTATAAGCGGAGCCTTGTTGTATGCGATCGGGATGGTCTTGTTCAGCCATATGTCCACGTTCTGGGGGCTTTCGCTCGCAGTCGCCATGTTCACCATTGCCGAAATTGCTTCAACGGGTCCCCAGCAAGCGTTTATTTCCCGATTAGCACCGGAAGATATGCGCGCACAATACTTCGCGGCTTCCAGCATACGTTTTACGCTCGGACGCACGATCGCTCCTTTGGCGATTCCGCTCAGCGCATGGATCGGCTACACTTGGACGTTCGGCTTCTTGGCGGCGTTGGCTGCCGTTTCAGCCGTTCTGTATTGGCTCATGTTCAAGCTCTTCAAGCGCTAA
- a CDS encoding aminoglycoside phosphotransferase family protein, translating into MNIEIEKLLYALNRRFKTDIISTDCQTMPLQGGTVGNVNLVTGIAETVDGESLPYRMVLKIQKKWERYGDPGSWRREYDLYSSDLGATFSQALRWPICYHAEFNAEEDEYQLWLEYIDGVTGLDLTGDMYEKAALELGRFQGKLYAEQPAVLHSLTNLSQSEFMKNKYLHYRSWPVVYDYIRSEDCEFPLYIRQMLIDIDEQADEIFARIEKLPLVLCHRDFWVTNLIYADGNISLIDWDTSGWGYLGEDLASLIADEPDIDHMVENFQRCVPAYYKGFSEYADVSRIADHCVFEMILLVFGYRLVESYLYADADDEKAKHVLTLQKIYEIKSNPVGSHLAT; encoded by the coding sequence ATGAATATAGAAATTGAAAAGCTGCTTTATGCTTTAAACCGACGGTTCAAGACGGATATCATCTCTACAGACTGCCAAACTATGCCGTTACAGGGCGGAACTGTGGGAAATGTGAACCTGGTAACTGGTATCGCCGAAACCGTGGATGGCGAAAGCTTGCCTTACCGTATGGTGCTGAAAATCCAGAAAAAATGGGAGCGTTACGGAGATCCCGGCTCATGGCGCCGAGAATATGATCTCTATTCGTCCGACTTGGGAGCAACGTTCTCACAAGCCCTCCGCTGGCCGATATGCTATCACGCCGAGTTCAATGCCGAAGAAGATGAATACCAGCTATGGCTTGAATATATCGATGGCGTAACCGGTTTAGACTTGACCGGTGACATGTATGAAAAGGCCGCGTTGGAATTGGGACGCTTTCAAGGCAAGTTGTATGCTGAGCAGCCCGCCGTGCTGCATAGCTTGACCAACCTGAGCCAATCGGAATTCATGAAAAATAAGTATCTGCATTACCGGTCATGGCCGGTCGTCTACGATTATATACGGTCGGAGGACTGCGAATTCCCGCTGTACATTCGGCAAATGCTCATCGATATCGATGAGCAAGCAGACGAGATATTCGCCCGTATTGAAAAACTGCCACTCGTTCTATGTCACCGGGACTTCTGGGTCACCAACCTCATCTATGCAGACGGGAATATTTCGCTTATCGACTGGGATACCAGCGGATGGGGCTACCTGGGCGAGGATCTCGCAAGCCTGATCGCGGATGAACCGGATATCGATCACATGGTCGAAAATTTCCAACGATGTGTCCCCGCGTATTACAAAGGCTTTTCGGAGTATGCGGATGTATCCCGAATCGCCGATCATTGTGTCTTCGAGATGATCCTTCTCGTATTCGGGTATAGGCTTGTGGAGAGCTATCTATACGCAGACGCTGATGACGAAAAGGCGAAGCATGTCCTTACGCTCCAAAAAATTTATGAAATAAAGTCCAACCCTGTAGGGTCACATCTGGCTACATAG